GAAGAGGGGGCGGAAGCACTCGCCACTTGCACGTTAGCGACGGAGGCGGAGGGGTTTGCCGCTGCCATGATGGTGTCAGCGATGGTGGCCATCTTGCCGAGATCCTTTTCAGCCACCGTAGCAAGCACCACGCGCACGTTGCCGGGGAGACTCTGAAGAAATATCTTGCACAGCGACGTGCTGTTAAGATCTATAACGCTTCCCACaagacgctgcatgtggcgcagtagttgagatggtgTGCGGCCGCCAAGGATCAtgtcgttcaggagctgccgtaaatgttcgggttcggatagtgtgaggcgtcgaatgagtgtcgccttcaaagtttggtaggtgttctctgcaggtggggcgagaagcaaatcgcggacctcgctggctgtagctggtggcaagctactcacgatgtgatggtagcgcatgaggtcggctgtgatgcgccgggtggcgaattgcgcctcgacttgaataaaccagagctcggagtcagtggccaaaagggggcagcttcaattcgactgcagacacggtaggcgcgtctgtgtcgctgtgcgttttcatgttgggtcaccactgttgattgctagtgcgggtgaagagcaatgagttccaaacaaagactaaacttttttattctctcacgagacaacagacttgcctttcaggtgcataacatggtgttcaagagtggcgctctaaactagccatttaaacgcgtgcCAGTTATAGCGTCGCATGGATGTCGCGAATGACTACAACACAAATGACCAGCGATGTCATTAGGAATGCGAACATGCGGGCACCGAAAACATGCTCGCCGTCGATTTGAGGACCGACGacttaacaagaaccacaacgcagaatgggaagcataagcgtcagcgcccatctttcaaaaagattcattcttttattgaacacgccaataccatgctgtgccccgactgttttcaaagccgtgaactgcgctgtccgacagggtgcctatttgccatctgtcccatagttgcgcttctgctgcgacatgtcaggaatgtatacttgcaattattttcagcaattggggcacacttagctataacgttcatgtttagtgcactagtggtatttaccctaggtacctttacaacaaatcaagtgtctgtgctatgcatttagctgaaaactttctattttttttttactgatcctgaacagtatgcacaattgtccagcaggtcacttccttcggcctcctcagccgttcttatcttccaagctgaagtagcctgtatcaagctgagccatcattcttttgaccagatgattaaaacagacaattaactcggagaaagcatagggtaaattaattgtgattatttggaatttataaataatacgaaaaagggaaatgaaagtggacgaaaacacaacttcctgtaggtgggagctgaatccacatctttaggcatggggtgctttaccaattcagctactgtggccctcgctttaagtatttgtgtgtagaatagcagccctgggagttagccagtaccactcacagccatggcagtagacgtagaagattcttttaactgcaggtgtcatgtaaaacatgagcaggcaactgctcgagggccccaacttcagctgccttgatgccctaaaatagcatacaatggtttattggccattttccttgttgggggtaatgatgtgatttcatcaaatgattaggcatttaaaagtcagcttcactcaaTTTTTCATGCATGCTGTGACCAAATCCGTTCTTTGAAAGGTGAAGAGCAGCTTGACTAGGACTCGCCATTCAGACGTGAAAGGAACATACATCACTAGACCTGAGTTTgtgccatgtgtgcacagaattagccacaaattgaagaacttggctgctagatatggcgctccagtcatttctcccacacccaacagattagcctcattgtgtctttgtaccacaagtactgagagacaaggatgcacgaagaaccatgccaagcacattgtgtgttgtgctgtggaggTTACCTACGTGATACctttcagctgtggcaagtcctatgtgtgtcagagggactagtgtttgaaaggccatattaggggagccctcaaacaaatcaaattaatttgatggtgcaggtcttagcacactttgcaaggcctgctaatgtgaaccgtgcttcttgtgtgttatgatcttgggcagtgcgtgagctcacggaggcatattttatcagaaagatactacacgtgttagtaatactttaattaccttatatttcacagaggcgcacttgtttaaggccaatttgtagcattacgagacaaactagcactgtcacaatatcagtgtcttgcatgtgcacaaaatttgctccctatgttccatcctttgaatcagCAAGTCAGTTGGTAGTTGACACTTTGTATGTGTCCttcctttgtatgtttgtgtttgtgccccaaaacaatgtgtaacatttctgatattgtgagcagtagggtactgtgcccctttccatgctagtcaaaagaagcgagaacaataaggggatccatcgagctcaattctttattagttacaaccgcatgaaaagaaaatggacaatgaagccagagagcataggagaaagtaattgtgtttaattataatgtataaataataagtaaaattgaagtgccacagcttggagtcggacccacatcttccacattgtgcgtgcatgtgctttaccattaagctaccttagcaaccgtcctgtcaactttcttgtatatttgcatatgtttacaagattagccctgggagtgttaaccaggactgcttacagccatgttggcaaatgtgaaacatccttttaactgcaaggataatcccagccgcatttcgatgggggtgaaatgtaaaaatgctctaCTTCGTGccccataatccgattgtggttttggcatgtaaaacccagattttatttcattttaatagcatgtggccttagaagcagtcaagttgcccaaaattactaggggtcccttctgctacaactaagacgacttgaaggcccttgcgccgctaactgaagtccttatttcaccaaactgaaactgtgactcggcacttctttttgccgagtcatcgtcactctgaacctatattgcagtcatttttgcaagtcatcctttattcagcaaactcggaccgtgactcagcacttttttcgctgaggtatcatcactctgaaaccacaatttaccatcattcatgcaagtaatattttttttcaagtcacccttcctatgattcaccaaactcgaaccgcgactcggcacttttcttgctgagtcactctcacttgcaccctaaaatctcacatatatttttttgcaagtcactcccccacttcataaccccttgattcactcttaactcgcgcttgattcattcttttgattcaccctatcactgcttggttcactttcattcattctgtcatctcggttttactttcatcacacttggtttgttctattactccacatttccaattttcatcacccttgattcacgctatcaccacttgagtcaccttcattcactctgaattcactctcatttactcttcattatcttagccccCTTTATCGCATCATCACCTTtcctttgactcctatcacccaactaaacccctttaattcacccctctgtatacccattatcacttcagttcacttgcttaatatCCCTTAATATCACTTGCCCTATCCCACTGCATCGAGGCTGTCAAAGTCAGGGCTGTCTACCATTTGCCTGCTGCTAAGCTCAGGTattggcaaatcatttctgtggaagcccgcaaggtgaaggAGCGTTCACAAAAGGAATATTGTCATCAACCTGACTTTACCACAatgtcccaggttcgatccccagaccaggagaaattttttttctactacgaagctttctttccgagaaacccatatgggtttctaaAGAACTGCTCTTAGCTGAGAAACCCATGAAGCCATAGGTACATACGATTGTGTAACACACAGTCACTGAGGACTTCACAATCCAGGCTTCTCTTCCTTATGCTTGTCCAGTACATGTGTAGAACCAAACCATCAGCATGTCGTAAGCTCACGTCGAATCATGCCATCAGTGTCACAcgatagtggtcactgccgtctTGTCGCTGTCGTTACACACATTGTTGTTCATCATACACAAACATGTTGGGCCGTCTGGTAACGCTTCACGTTAACCATAACAATGCATGGGAGCTGCTTCATTTTGGTTTCCAACTTGTATAATTGTTTAACCTTTCTGCTTAAATGCACATTCACAAGGCTTCATGGTAAATTACGTGACTGCAATAATGACTTGCAGGCTAATGCAATTTTTTGTGACGGAAGCATTATGAGCAGAGGCGTATGTACAAAGAAGTATTAAACATGTTTAATGCTTGAACATCTCTGAATTGCATGAGCTATTAAATACCCCCATCATGCAAGTGCAGAGACCTTCCGCTAAGTCTATCTGGCAGGAGTCCTTTGTCCTGTAAATGCTCATGTTTTCCCTGTCCGTTGTACAGCTGCATGAGAGAACCCTCGCTGCGTCTACTTGATGAGACACCGACGTTAAACTCAGAGGAAGAAGTAAAGCTAGATCCACATTGAGTGCCTGTAATGTGATAGCATTGTTATGATTATCAGCATTCAGGATTGGCTCTCATTACAAACCGCATTTAAACTCTTGCGCGGAACCCGAACCCTTCagtaaacagtacatagcaaaattggagagcgtacaaagaaaagcgattagatttatttttaataagtatcgccgtcttgactcccctacagaactaataaggcaagctgaacttccccctatacaaaatcgagcccgactacttcgtcttaagtttcttttccttcttcttaatggcagtatgaaaatcaatgcgagtgacttcttactacagacagatacacgtagttctcgaacaaaacacaccaagcacttaagagaatacagatttcacaacgacatattcaggtaGTCATTTTTTGCACATGCAATCCTTGAATGGAACATGTTgcctgatgacgtcacctgcacatcactcgAAACTTATATCGCCAAGTTATCAAACAATGCTTTGTAGCGACGATCTGCATGTAGTTGCGCTGTGTCGTACAATGGCATTGTGAGTCacttcgcagtgtcttgttttctgccctgatatatatatatatatatatatatatatatatatatattgctgcttaTGACTTCCCCAGTTCCTGCTGATTCTTGTCTCTTGCTCAATGAACATCCAATatatttacattttctttctttgttcttcttttgtgtgctaaaccttccaacatggcgtttactacttttccgccctccttttatagcatttgtataaggAATATACAGTCCATATGTACTGCCTTGTTCACCTAAACTTTACTATGTCCGCGCCTACTTGAACTTTGTTCTCTTAAATATGTAttctgcccctttcctgcaacagcctcaaatgtgaggctagcagtatgttcaaataaaaaagACAAAGCACATACTTTCTGATTAGCTTATCCTGTCCATTTCTCATTCTATAAAGCTTCgtcaatattttttcttgtagGTTTTATCTTCAACATTAGGTACACCGGGTTTTTCAACTCGTggtcaaaatatatttacacaagaagtaaagttcgtgctagttagtgctgactaggccaaatttcagtttttaatgttgtatgtcttcttgcttttttgttctaCTTGGCACTTAAGATACCCCAGTGGACATTTACACACAAATCCATACAACTATGTGTATTACAGATTTTCAAccttaaaatgcaataaaatactactattgaaaacactaaaatttggtaataaatactgaaaattgtttcttgcgcaagacttgcattgtttatttaaaaACAATTGGTTGGCTTTGGGCAAGGCTCTAAGAAGTATTGCATAGTTCTGTTCACTAAAGTCAGTTTCCCCACGCTACAGTCGTGTTACGGGGTGAAGCATatgaaaagtgaaaaggggcctttGTCACAGGACGTGTGTGTTCCTTACACGCGCGCACCTGCCATCTCCTGTCGCATTACGAATACTGAGACATGtgataactgtactggcagccattcaaagcTGTCTTTGTGACGATTTAAGTTCCATGTTCTGGGGGTGAAAAGTGCGGCCCTAGCTataagaaagtaatattttgtttatcaagctgaagttcatgctgttcatgttttttgatgtgttaattatttctggaatattagctacatccttgcaaggtggtcgaaacaaatgctcaaatcgccacagccacGTCCGAAGTAGCTCAGAAGGCCTGCTACTGCACTTAATAggtgtcctggtgcttttactggcAGGTGACGGTGGGTGTGCACGTGCATAATTAAGGAACACCTATTATATGTcgtgtgacagtggcccctttccactcttaatatgcttcacagtttaacacaactgtattgcagtgaagctgactttaggaaaccgaatTATGCAATGCTTTTTGGACGCTTACCTGAATTCAGTCTAGAGGCACTATGAAAAGGCATGCTGCTCTATGTTCGCAGCAAACATAAGCTGTGTCACAGAAAAACAAACGTTTGTGGTATTTATTCACAAAATATTCATGTAACGTCAGCCAAAATTTCCCCAGCCGTTGCACTGCTGCCAGTAAGTCCAAATAACTGAGCAGGTCTGGATAGTCCAGCTCTAAAAATTGCCCAATGACTATATTTGCATTCTATTGAGATCAGTTTTGCCCTTAATAGGATGCAATGAAAAAATCCTAAAATTATTGGTGTCAATACAACAATCGTAAGCAACCGCTATAAATATGACATTttgtaataaaattgcaaaatttggcaggtatgtattgccacggggatgagagtagcaaaaagggatagggaaattatatttacaagatatatactgagagagacggctgcaggcaaggtggcagaacaacacgagcactgcccagatcgtcgtcttcaccgtctttgtGGCGCATTCTTCGATGCTCGGCACAGCGCGTAACAGTATTATGACATCAAAGCAGAAAACATTAATTTTGTAATGAAAAACAGTCATGTATGCATTTACGTTTTCACCTTTTGTGCTTGTCCTTTTATTGGTCTACATTGTGcaacaagtaaaataaagaattgaataataactgaaaacaaagaaaatcctAGCCTGTTAACATACACCTACTCAGTACACTATCGACACATCCTGATTTACTTGTACGAACACATAAGCGTGCTCATCTGTCAAGTCAGGCACAGAAGCGGTTAACTAAAACTTCAGTTCTTGAGCTGCAACATATACAACCATGCTTACACAGGAAACGGCTTTCAGGAGGCCAATTGTTGGCACACACATTGCAGATAGTATTATACATCAAGCATGGAGCTGACCACAATGCCCTCAAACTCTTTCCAACATACATCTACTGTCTAGCTTCCTGGGCCAACCTTCTGGTTATGCTTTGAAGCTGCTGTCAGGTTTTGAACCAAGTGCaatcgctttcttgctttgttatcTTCTCATCGTCTTGTCACTTTGcctttcatttatgtttgtcatattgaCAGAAATATTTGATGATTTTTCATTCGTGTGTTGTACGgacaaaatcaattttaaagaaGACAAGAGCGCAAGAGTCGCTAAGTGATTTTTTATAACCCAATTTTTTTAACCCATTGATTATGCGGACCTTCCTGCACTGCTGCGACATCAGCTGATAGAACCAATGTATATGGCAACTGAGTCCTTGACGAATGTTACACgaatatttcattaataaacttcAACATTTCTGCCTGTCTACGGCAGAGACCCATTGCTGCTGCGACAATATTGGGCTGCATGGCTGTTCACAGCACCATTACAGAACAAAATCTGCAAGTCTTACTTAATAAACAGTGAGCATATTGAGTAATCGAATAATGTATAGtattttcactaaatttaagtattTTTTAGCTTCCACTGTCATGTTTTCTTAATTTAAAGGTTGGCAGGCCTAAAAATCTCAACAGACCATCTAACCATGTGGAGGGATTTTTTAACCAAGCACATGTTCACTACTTTTATCTGCTTTTCACATGGCTACCCATAATCAGTagctgtgatgcaggttctttataTTTGGAATGGGTTACTTAAGCAAAACCTCAGAGCACCCAAAACAACATGAAGCCATTTGCATACGTCCAACAAAACATTTAAATAATGTACACATAGAAAGGACAGTACATAGTATAGACTTAAGCAGCTGAGAGTAAGATGGCATCTTGACTTGACGTGAGCACCCAAAACAACATGAAGCCATTTGCATACGTCCAACAAAACATTTAAATAATGCACACATAGAAGGGAAAGTACATAGTATAGACTTAAGCAGCTGAGAGTAAGATGGCATCTTGACTTGACGTAAATTAACAGCAGACTACAACAAATAAAGTGGTAGTACAAGACAAAGCAAATTAGAAAAACATAGTTCAGCCAAAGAAAGTAGTTCACCGTTGCATGACTAGCAAGGTGAGATGAGGAAAGCAGCGATGTGCTCAACCCAGCAGCTACAGGCTTGACCGAAGGGTCCAAGACATCACAAATGTAATGTCCACACTTGGCCAAAGAAACGGGGGTCATATCTGGAACCTTAAACAGGAACACCCGGAGGAGGTGTCCTGGCCCGGCAGCTGTCTGTAAGTTCAGACCCTAAGCTAGCTTGTGTTCTGGCCACAGAAACAGGTGCTTACAGGCATTGTGTTAGAACTCTGTGGCCTGGTGAAGTTGCAAAGCGTACTCTTGTAGCTATGTGTTGGCCAGGCCTTGACTGGTTGCCATGGTCCAGTGAAGTCTCGGCAGCTTGGTTCCAAAAACTGACGAAATGTCTTCAGCACATGTCGCTGGGCGACCTCCTTCCTACGTGGCTTTCCTCCATGTTCCAACTGTCCCCTTAATCTTTTCCGGGACTTCGTGGTCCCCAGCGATCAGTCTCTTCTGAGGTCAATGGTCCACAGTGATAGGTCCCTTACTTAAAAGGTACATAATAGCTAGGTTCCTTAATTTTCCTGTTTTCCTGCCTTGCATGCCCTTGTGCCTGTTGCAAAAGAAGAATGTAACATCTCTCGCCTATCATCATGGTTCTCATTAGAGTTCCATTAAAGGAGGAAGATTAGGATAGCCATAGCATCTGTCTTGGTTCCTTACATTTGGTGCCGTAATATCCAGGACTCCTACTACAGCGGCAGGCGTCATCCTCAGGTTCGAGG
The DNA window shown above is from Dermacentor silvarum isolate Dsil-2018 chromosome 1, BIME_Dsil_1.4, whole genome shotgun sequence and carries:
- the LOC119439239 gene encoding uncharacterized protein LOC119439239; the encoded protein is MILGGRTPSQLLRHMQRLVGSVIDLNSTSLCKIFLQSLPGNVRVVLATVAEKDLGKMATIADTIMAAANPSASVANVQVASASAPSSNKFLELCEEIVRLTETVAALQARTSCPLEQRSVLPQQLRFRWCWYQRKHSDAARCPVRCPVTKSCQHL